Sequence from the Fusarium oxysporum Fo47 chromosome VI, complete sequence genome:
cgtcctcctcacCACCATTCAGGTCTTCGGGGTTCGCTTGGGGCGGTTGGCCATCGTCACCGTGAGGGTCGGATCCGTCGGAGGGGGGGTTCTTCTCATTGGAACCTGTCTTCTTATGTCCCATACGTTCGAGTAGAGAATTGCGTTTGTTGTTGCTACTGTTGACACTTTTTCTTTGTGTGGCCCATCGCGATCTTTGAGTAGCACTGAGGGCCTGCGGATCAAGGTGGCCGTCagaggttgttgttgtggtCATGATGAAGTCGCGGGCAAGCGCCCGATCGGCCCCTCGATGCCAGCCAGATTGGGGAAACTGAACGAGTCCAAGTCGGAGTCGAGAGAAGCGAGAGGCGTCTGATTAAGCGTATATGGTACAGAGTCGAAGTGAATGGAGCAGGTACAATTGAAGCAACACCAGCTGCTCGTCAAGAATTACTATTGTCGGCGACGATGTGATAAACTCGAGTATGAAACGGCTTCGCCAGGACCGTTTGAAAATCGTCGAAACGGTAGAAGAAGGTGAACGTGGAGAGAGTAAAGGTaaggttgttgatggtgacgagATGACGGGACTGACGAGAAGAACGGGCTGGCTGGAAGAAGGTACAAGGGGAATTGAATTGTGTAAGCAAAGGCAATAGAAAGAACGGGGCGGCAAGGGAAAAAAGCTACGGTGGACTTTGGAGAGACGAGAGACCCTCCCCGGGCCCCGTCCCGTCCGCCAGTTAAAGTGAGTGGCCGCCAGAGAGCCTGAGACTCTAGCACTCTGGGATAGCCCTTTCTGGGCGGTACCCGCTCGAGACAACCGCTGGGACTCGCTGATGAGCGCTGCTGAAGGGAAATGGGCAGTGGAAAGTGGGTGTCGGGGGCGTGGGTCGCAGGCTTCTTGTGGGTGGGTGTGCGTGGGGAGTCTTGATCCCGGCCCATCCGACGCACTCTTTCATCTGCCCGGAATGTACCCCCTAAGTACTCATGGATCTGCTCCTGCATACAAATTGGATCCTGTGGATGCTTGCATTGGATGGATTGGATTCTCACGATTGCGATGCGCTGTCTCGCATTGTGTACTAGCAGCTAAGCTTCTTTGCAGTGCTTAcatacctaccttacctttaCAGCCGTGACAAGGCGGTGTTGTCGCATTGCTGCTATACATTCAATGTCATTATCCATCCATTAAACCGCATCACGAATGGAGTGTCTTCTACTCATCGGGCTCCAGGCTTAGCACGGTACTTGCGGGCATCCGTCATACCTTACATACCGATTTAACTTAGCACTGTACTCCCTGGCTCCCGTCATGATAGTTTCTCAGCGGTAGGCAACGGTCAAATCCAATGGAACCCTATGGATCTCCCGCCTCCCAGCGACCTGCAGAGTCCACTAACGCCGGCGCCACGGTTCTAACTGAAATCGTCGGGAATTTCGACTGTGTTGTACTGTTCTCAGCAGTTAGGCGGTAGAACTATCTTGGTCTAACGTAACGTGAATAGATCAGCCATACCTCAGCCCTGGGAACACGGGCGGCTCCCTCGGGCATTCAATGCGTGCGTCTCGCGGCGTGGTCGGCCGCTACATATCCCCGACACTCCtgtttttttgttttttttgacagttggagttggagagGACGGGAAACTCCAACAGAGGCTTGTCAGCCAGGGGTCTATTTACCTTAACACGACcacaacaacacaacaaaCTGCGCTACAACAGTTTCTTGGTTAAAAAACATGCACTGAACACTTCCACTATATCTGCATCGTTCTAGAAACTCTTCGTGTCCTAGCTTTGAATAAATCACTCGGCCCTTTGCGAGCTTTGTTAATAGCTTGCTACGATCTATTGCTGCATACGCCTCCAGCTGGCATTTGCTGCCCCCTTGAAGCACCAGCCAACCCCTTGCAAAGGGGGAAACTTACAATAGGTCGCGCCTAAGATTTGCCAAGGATAATATCAAGTCAACCGCGACCCTGAATATCCGATGCGTGTTTTCTGTCAAGATTCGTTAGTCTCTTACGAACTATTGTGAGTTTTGAGGGCTTTGAGTACCTAACTTTAGGTATATGTCCATGGATGGAAGCTCCGGCTCCGTCGCCTCCGTGGATGGACTCCGCATACGGGCATTTCACCAATCCCTTCCGGCCGTGACCATTGTCATTGCAACCAAAGATGTCGATGGCGTGCATCTTAAAAATCAGATAAGCTTCTATTCGCTGCAGCCATCAAGACTAGCCCCCTAAGGGTCAGATATGGTGGCTATTTGTCGAGACCGTCATCAATGGTTTTTTGAATTCCCCTTGGATCATGTAAGCCGAAAAAGGGCGGGGTTCCTTTGAGTACCACCCTCGATAAATTGTCGAATCTTTTTGATCCTCACCGCGTTGGCGACCCTGGACAATCGACCGTTGCCTGCTGCGGTAGTTCGACGGATGGCGGGTTcgtcttcttgatctcgtaCCTGTAAGTAGATAATTGTGAGCGGTGACTGCACAAATCTCCTGACGAGGGGTCAGGGGATGGCTGCACAATACTGTACAAGCATAGTAGCCAGAACAGAAGATAGCAACTTGTCCAGGAACTAGCCATCCAAGCCATCGTAGGTAGCAGTTGCAATGTTTCAAGGCGGGATCCTCCACTCTTTTATTTATCCAACCTTGCGTGATGATCTTAATGGTCGCTTGGCGGCATCAAGATCCGGTTTCGCCTCGTCCTCCTTTATTGATGTACAATACCACGCTGTAACGAAGATCTGAGACCGCTTTGTTCCTTTACGAGGATATTTACCCTCGTTGATTGACTTGTCAAAGTGTGAGAAGGGTTATTCCTGGTAGAGAGACACTTGACAGCCTCATAAACAACCGAGGAACAAGCTTCGACCAGATCTTCACGTCCCTGCCTCATAGAGAGAGGACCAGCAATGTTAAGATATTATGTAGCATGAGCCCCACGTTGCTTCAATGAATGAATATCAGCCCCTCATTAAACAGACTTTGGTCATTCTCTTTTTGTTTATTCTGTTCCGTTTCTTTCCTGGCCCGCGGCGTCCTTTGTTTATTTCCATGCCTACTCTAATACCTACATTTAGTTCTATTATGCCTCTTGGCAGTATCCCGGGGGTTATACGAGCGCCTTCCTCTCTTGGATGGAAATATAACTTGTCATCAACCTCCGCAGGTCCCGTTATGTCCAGATTTTACCTCCGCATTGTCGGGTTCACGGACTTTACTTACGAGCGAGAAAAAGCGCCACGATATTTCTCCGCTGTCATCCAATGGGACTAACTCATAAGCAGAGGCAGACATGACTGATGAATAAAGCAGCATCGGTCGGTCACTTGTAATCAACGGACCGGGCTTACAAACACAGCGGGGTCTACCACTGTCACGGAGCCCATGGAACGAACACATTGCGGTGCTGAGTGCGGCGTTGCCGTGCCTCAAGAAAAGCTATGAACTTGACCTGGGAtgccaaaaaaaaaaaaaaaaaaaaaaaaaaaaaaaaaaaaaaaaagattgATCTAAAGGCTAATGGAGTCTACACCAACCTTGCCTAATTTCTTTTGTCACTCAGAACAGAgatcctaagttttcttgcctcctctAGGACGTGCTACACAGGTGACGGATTACGGTTCCACTTGGTTAGTAGAGATTCGCCAGTAAATCGACGTTTCATCATTCAGCCTGACTCCAAGCTCAATTTGATCAAGCCCAGGTGTTGGAGATGTGATTTTTCGAGTCTGTGTTATTCCCGTATGAGGATTGACGGGAACACGAAACACACACTCTGTACGAAGCACTTTGTTTCTTACAGTGCTACATTGCACTAACTTAATTGCCCTTATTGCTGCACTGTCCTGTCCGATGAAAAACCATGGATGCTTGGCTTTCTACCATTGCATTGTCCTTGGGTAAGGTACATGCAAGTAACAACAGAAACCCATTGTCCCCTGTCTTAAAGCCTTAGCTCAGCGCCGCTCAGGAACGCGAGTGCCCTTTGCTCCTTGTTTCGTCAACTGGAGAGGACCCTTGTTAGGGGTCTCCTCTCCTGAGCCTACCATCTGCAGGTCCAAATTTCCAGTGACAGGACTCTCCAGGGGTtgctaaaaaaaaaaatcacGAGTAGAACTAGATCGCCAAGGTCATATCGACTGTTTGAAATCATTTATATACCTCGTGATCGCGGGGGTGAATTTCAAGAATGATGAAATGTCATCGCCTCTGTTAGCTCGTTTTGCTTGTATGACATATAACCATCTGGTCGTAACACCTGAGTCAAGCGTTCAACCTCTAATTCTTAATCTGAAGTGCATTTTTATCGACCCAAGGACTGCCCAGGCTAGAGAGATGGAAGGATCCATATGATCCATCACTTCTGATCCAACCCTTCAGAAGCAAAGAATGGAACGCGCCGAGCTGGGCTGTGCTGCGTCAGCCTCGGATTGGACGCCTGAGACCGGCTCGCAAATGACCCACTGTCGTATTCAGGCGTCATCATCTAACAAGAAGCAGTATAACAATAGCCCTGGACTCCTGTCAGGCTCGGATGCCGAAACCACATCTATCACAGCTTACAGTCAGCTTGAGCGTATTAATCCTACTCCTTCGACAGCTTCATTACACCAACACCGACGTTGCACTAAACCAATGCCGAACGAAATAAGGTGTAAGTCAACCTCTTGGGGTCGCATACCAGACACAAGGTTCCAACCCCCGATTTCAATACTGCACTATGATTTGTGCAGTAATAAGAGACGAAATGCTGGAATGAACGCAAAGGCTCCATTTCCGACGATCGTTCTCCAGCGTTCTCGGCGGTGTTGGCATTAAACGCATAAACCCCTTTTCTCGACCACAGTCTGCATGGACGAAACACCCATGTGTCGTTGATAGATTATGAGGCTTGATCCCGCACACGCCGCGTATCTTGGGGCACGAACCACTGAGCTAAAAACAACAGCATTACGTCTGCATCGTGATAAAGGCCTAGTCAATGCTGTGTGAACTAGAAGACCGATGCCCAAGAGGGGACTCTTCTGGAAACTCTAGTCTAGAGAAAGGGGGCCATAGGCCAAAAACTGTCACCATGCCTTTTAGCCGCCCATTTGGTAGAGCGCCACATCTAGAAATGGTTACATCTGTAGGGCGAGGTCTGTCAGCGGCCAAGATGCAATCTGTAACTGCTTTTAGAAGTCGTTTTAGAGATGGCTCTGGCCTAAGCACTAGACACAGtcgcatgatgatgatgctatTCATAACTCATCTCAGTCAGCGTGTAAGTCCCCAGGCAGCCACAGCAGCCACACTTAGTCACCAGCCTCACCGTACCTCAAACGCGTCTCAACCTAAAGCCATTAACGCGGTTAGTATGTCGTAGCTGCATCTTGTACTTCCTTCACACACCCTGTACCTGCAGTCATTTTTGCAGGTGAAGGTATCAAAACCAGGAGACTCTCGAAATAACCTGCTGCATTTTTTAAACTAGCGCTGGCTATCGAATCAGATACGCCATGTCTCAAAAGGATAGAAATGG
This genomic interval carries:
- a CDS encoding uncharacterized protein (expressed protein) — protein: MTHCRIQASSSNKKQYNNSPGLLSGSDAETTSITAYSQLERINPTPSTASLHQHRRCTKPMPNEIRCKSTSWGRIPDTRFQPPISILHYDLCSNKRRNAGMNAKAPFPTIVLQRSRRCWH